GCCTATCGCAGAAGAGGTGCAGGTAGCAGTGCTGCCAGCAGTGATCGAAGTTGGGCAAATGACACCCACGCTCGATACGACACCAGTCAGCGTGATGGTTGTGGACGCGGACTTGGTCGTGTCTTGAGTGCTGGTCGCGGTTACTGTGACCGAGCTGCCCGAAGACGGAGCCGTCAGCACGCCGCCGGCGGTGATGCTGCCAGCTGAGGTTGACCACGTCACACCGGACGAATAGCTGCCCGTGCCTGTCACCGTGGCGGCGCAGGTTGTGGTGCCGCTAAGCGCCAGGCTCGACGCACCGCAACTTGTCGTGACTGCAGTGATCGTCGTCGAGGCAGCCGTGGTGGCCGTGATCGTCTTCGAGACGGTCTGGTTGTTGACGAACGAGTAGATCACCAGGGTGTAGGTGGTTGAGGGCTGCAGTCCGGTCAGCGAGTAGCTCGGCGTCGCAGTCAGGTTGGTGTCATAAGGAGTGGTGCTGCCGAGTGCCGCTGTGGCCCCGTAGGTGACTCCGCTATGTGCCAGCGTGTTGACCGTCCAGCCAACCGTTATGGAGGTGCCTGTGGTTGAAGTGACAGGATTGCTGATTACGAGAGGTGCGCTGATGGTGATCGTGCTCGACGCGGATTGGGTGCTGTCCTGAGCGCTGGTCGCGGTAATCGTTGCCGACGTGCCGCTTGCAGGCGCGGTGAAGACTCCGCCCGAGGTGATCGTGCCGGCCGAGGCCGTCCAGTTCACAGCCGAGGAGTAGCTACCGGTTCCGGTCACAGCCGCTCCGCAGGTCGTTGCCCCGCTCGGCGCCAGTGTGCTCGTCGCGCAGGTCACCGTAAGCCCGGTGATCGTGCTGGACGGGGTTACTGCAATCGTGGCAGTCGCAGACTTGGTGGTGTCCTGCGTGCTGGTGGCCTTCACCGTGACCGAGGTTCCGGTCGTCGGTGCGGTCAACACGCCGGCAGCACTGATGGTGCCAGCCGAGGTCGACCAGGTGACAGCAGAGGAATAGTTACCCGTTCCGGTAACAGCCGGTGTGCAGGCTACCGTTGAGCCAGCCGTAACATTGCTGGATGCGCAGGCGACGGATAGGGCGGTGATGGTGGACTGTCCGGTGAGCGAGATCGTGATCGAAGCCGACTTCGTAGCATCCTGCACGCTGGTCGCCTTCACGGTCACCGAGGTGCCGGTCGACGGAGGCGTAAGCAGACCCGTGGTGCTGATGCTTCCGGCCGAGGCCGACCAGTTTACCGAGGAGGAGTAACCGCCAGTTCCGGATACCGTTGCCGTGCAGCCAACCGTTCCACCGATGGTGAGGCCGAGGAGTGAGGGGCAGGCTACCGAAACTCCGGTGACCGTGCTCGACGTGCTGGCCGTGGTTACGGCGTACGTCGCCTCCACAGTCTGGTTGTTGATGAACGAGTACACCACCATGTAGTAAGTGGTAGCCGGTGTCAGGCCGGTCAGAGTAATGCTTGGTGAGGTTGACGTCGCTGGGTTATAAGGAGTGCTCGAGCCCAGTGTCGGAGTTGCGCCGTAGGTGATGCCACTGTACGCAACCATGTTCAATGGCCAGGAGACCGTAACGGAGTTGGTCGTTACCGTGCTCGAGGGCGTCCCCATGATCAAGACCGGAGACAGTGTAAGGGTGACGGTAGCGGACTTGGTTGGATCCTGCGTGCTGGTCGCCTTTACGGTCATGGTGGTGCCCGTTGTCGGCGCGGTGAGCGTGCCATTGCTGGTAATGCTGCCCGCCGATGCCGTCCAGGTGAAAGCCGAGGAGAAGCTTCCCGTTCCGTTGACTGTGGCGGTGCAGGTGGTCGTGGCGCCCTGATTGATTGCAGTCGATGCGCAGGTTGCCGTTACTCCAGTGATGCTGCTGTTCGCGATCGATATCGCGAACGTAGCCTTCTTGGTGGTGTCCTGGACCGAGGTGGCAGTGATGGTTGCCTTGCCGCTCGCAGGAATAGTGGAAGGCGTGCTGTAGTTGCCGTTGCTGTCGATCGTGCCGTTGTCCGCCGACCAGGTGATACCGCTGTTGTACTTGCCCTGTCCGACGACATTCGCGGTGCAGGTGGTTGTCGTGCCCGGGGAGAGCGACGCGTTCGCGCAACTTGCCGTGATGCTGTTGATGAGAATCGGTACAACCGGAGCGGCAACACTCACGACCGTCATCGAGTAAGGTGGCAGGGAGAGCGTCGAGCTTGCGGTTAGGGTCTGCGACGTCGAAGTGATCGCCACATTCTGCGCGGTTTCGTTATTTGCACCGGGGGTCGACGCGGTCAGCGTGCTGATCGTTGCCGCTCCCAACGGAGTGTTCAGGCCGGCAAAGTTGATCGGCAGGGCGGTGCTGCGGCTCAGGTTGAACAGGATGACGTTCAGCGTGTTGCCGTCAGTGAAGGCGAAGGTCTGGAGGTAGTGTGCCCCCGCAAAGCTGAAGTCGTCGTTTGTGGTGTAAGCCTGGTTCCACGTCGGATTGGCTCCCGTCTGCGACGTTACCAGCATCGTGGGCAGAATGGCGGTGTTCTCGAGTTGCTCGGACAGGAAGGTCGGTCTGACCCGGTTGGTCGGTCCGCCCATGTCGATGACTCCACCCCAGATCGGCGACTGCGTCGCGTTCGACCCGCCGGAGCCGACGAACGGAGCGCTTGGGCCTGCCAGAGCAAAGAAGTTCTGATCGGTAACCCCGAGGTCCCGGAGAATGGTCAGCTGGTTGAGAGCCGTGGAGATTCCAGCGCCTACGCCAGCTACGGTGCTCGTCACGAAATCCTGCGAGGCGGTGCCCTGAATGGTACCCATGTTCTCTTCGTAGATCGCGACTCGGGCCGGTGGATTGGCTGCTGCGGCCAGGACCGCGGTCTGGTTTATGATCCCGCCGACCGTGGTGACCCCCATTTCGGGCTCAGCGAACATCGGGCCGTAGATCGCTTCGGTTGACGAGACGTCATCGAGAATGCCGTAGTTGTATGCGGCGATAGTTACCGTGTCATAGTTGGTGCTCGTGGAAAGTGCCTGCTGTGTCCACGAGGGGTTCGCCTCAAATCCGTCCTGGATCAGATCGAACGCTTTCGCCGAGTAGGACGGGGATGACTTGGCCGTCGTAAAGATGACGCCTGCACGCTTGCCGTAAGACAGTGGGTCGGTCATGCTGGCACCCGGGTTGGAGGTGTTCCAGACTTCGTTTCCAAACTCGAGATGGATCTTGGGAAATACGGTAGTCCACGGGGCCGTCTGTCCCAGGGCTGCGCGACGCGCTCCGTAGGTCGTGGAAGTCGATCCGCCGAAGTAGTCCATCACGTTCAGCATCTCTTGCGTGGTCATGCCGGTGGGCATTGTAAACCACGGTTCGGCTCCGATTGTCTGGCAGAGGACCAGGTAGTCGTGCAGACTGAGCGGGATATCGTCACTCTCGGAGTTGTGGTTGCTGTATCCCGCCCGTTGACGGGCAAAGTCAGGCTGAATCAGGTTGTCGAAGGTGCTGCCCCAGTTTGTGCCGGAGTCCATGAACCGCAGAATGCCGGGCTTGAGCTTCTGTAGGGTAGCGACAACCTCGTCACGATAGACGGTGGGGTTGTTTGCGCCTGCAGCCGCCGTGAGGGCCACGTCGTCAATCAGCATGGAGCTGCCCGCAAGGTAAAACTTCAGAGCGATGGTCCCGGGGACATCAACGTCCTTCGCGGTAAACGTGTATTGGTAATCCTGCCAGGATGTGGTCAGTGTCACTACCTGGTCGAAGAAGGTGACACCAGGACGGCTCAGGTTAACCTCCACCTTGTTGCTCCCGCCGGTTCCCTTGGCGCGGAAGGTAATGGTGTAGGTTCCATTCATCTGCAGATAGGACACGCCATTGGTGCTGTCCATGTAGCTTGTAACCGAAGCCTGGTCCGTAGCGCCCTGGGTCACACGCAGCGCCTGCTTGCCCGGGGTGTTTGGGGAAAGATCAGAGAACTCTGTGGTGAAGGTCGTTCCTGCAGTTCCCTGCGGCCACCAGCCTGCGGCTGCGTTGCCGGGAACGGACATGCGTACAACGACATAATCGCCCACCGCGGGTTGCGTGCCGAGGGCGGGGAAGGTGATCGTCACACCCGTAGCGCCGATTACTGCGGCGGTGCTGCTCTTGACGGTCGTCGTCTGGCCCGTAGCCGCGCCGACAATAAACTCAGCTTGTGCGTTTGCCAGGAAATTCGCTGGCCAATAGGTATAGAGGTTGTCGTCAGTGCAGGTGGTCGCAGTGACGTACTCGCAGTGGAGGATCGACTGCCAGATTTCCCCTTCAAAGCCTGGGTTGCGGAACGCAAGGTTCCGCATGAACTGGCCGGAATCATAAAAGTTCTGATTGCCAAGTACCAATCCGATGCGTTTTGCCGTCTTAAGGCTCGGGGTGTCGGTGATGTTGATCGTCGTCGGAGTCGAAGCGGATTGCCCGAATGAGGACGCTATGGAGCAAAGAGCAAACAGCGCAATCGCTATAGAACGACCGAACATAGTGAATGTGTTTTGCTTGAGTCCTGAAATCTGCATGGGGGAGGGCTCCGTAAAAAAGTTAGTTAAGGCAGCGGATACATACTTCAGTGCTGAAAGTCCGGATGTTGAACCGGATACATTCACGCATGACGGAAAGTGGGGGCCTGCAATTCGGGACCTTGTTCGTCCTCTAAGCGAAATGCTATTTCGGGATCTCGCCGGAGAGAATGGCCGAATAGGAGTATCAAGTCCTACGAATGTGTTAGCTCTTTGTGGTTGATCTCTCAACGCGAAGCTCCTGTGTAGTGTCAGTTCTCTGGCCGTGGACGAAATTGAAAGATCTCTTTCACACTTCGGGAGAAGGGGCTTGGTATCGGTATCGCACTGCGATCTCGTTGGGCCCGGATTCAAGTTCGGCCAAGCCCTCGAAGTCACACACATAGCCAGTGCTTCCGGAGGAGGCTCACGTTCTAGGAGATGTCTGATTTAGTTATCAACTACAAGGCTAGAGGCGAAGGACCACTTCCACAATAGGAATTAAATTCCCGATTATTGAATTTTTGGGTCATGTAACACGCGATGACAAGCCTTAGCTCAATGTTTACATTGATTTAATGAGCATCTTCCATTTTGGTGCTGGGCGCGGGATACGGGCAAACAGGGGAGGTTCAAGCGACTGGTTTGGCCTCTGTATCGGCCCATAATTAACGAAGCATGATCTCGGTCGCGCAGTGTTTGGGCACACCAAAGTACCCCTCGTTTCCCGGGCTGGGGCACAGCAAGCGCAACTCGACCGTAATCCTTCGTTGAGGGGCGGCGCGACTCAACAAAGCAACCATCTTCGATGGCTATACGCCATAGCACTTCAGTGCAGGCGATCAGGAATGACGCCGTACTGAATCAGCAACTCGAACGGAACGATGCGCAGCGTATTCTCATGCGTCGCTTCGAGCACAACCGGGCATGCCGCTCCCGCCTGCTGCACCTGTAGCCAGCGCGCTGCACACACGCACCAGCGATCCCCGGGCTTGAGACCAGGGAATCCGTAAGCCGGCATAGGAGTCGACAGATCGTTGCCCAGCGCCTTCGAAGCTGCGAGGAACTTCGCGTCCACAACGCAACAGATCGTGTGGACGCCAAGATCGTCCGGGCCAGTCTCGCAACAACCGGTACGATAGAAGCCCGTCATCGGCTCGCAGCCGCAGGTCGCCAGAGGTTGACCGAGAACGTTCTTCCCCGGGGCTTTGATGGGCTCGCTGATGGCCATGGAACTCCTCTTACTTATTGCACCTCCACAATCAACCGGGAGGGTGTCGCAGTCAAGTTCCTACTTCGAGGCCATCGCAAGCTGCTGCTGATACTCCTCGTACGGCCCCTTGTGGTCGGTAATACGGAAGTCGGTCGGACCGCCCTCGAAGTGCCAGATACGTGTGCCGGCCTCTTCGATCAGGTCCTGGTCATGCGTCACCAGGAAGACCGTTCCCTCGTACTTCTGAATCGCCTGGTTCAGAGCATTGATGCTCTCGAGATCAAGGTGGTTCGTGGGTTCGTCCAGTACCAGCACGTTCGGCTTCTGCAGCATGATCTTGCAGAACAGCAGCCTCGCAGCCTCGCCTCCGGAGAGCGCATCGGTCTTCTTCAAACCCTCTTCGCCCTTGAACAACATCTGCCCAAGAATGCCGCGAATGTCTTCCTTCGTCGCTTGAGGATCGAACTGGTGCAGCCAATCCGATGCCGTCATGCCCAGTTGGATCGATCCCTTGTGGTCCTGCGCGAAGTAGCCGATCTGCGCCTCATGGCCCCACTTCACCATGCCTGAATCGATCGAGACGTCCGTCTCGTCGACGCCCGGGCCATTCGCCAGCAGAGCCTTCAAGAGCGTCGTCTTGCCCTGGCCGTTGCGGCCCATCAGGATCACCTTATCTCCGCGCGTGATCGCAGCGGAGAAGTTGTTGATGACGTGCTCGACCCGGCCGTCCTTCTGCTCGTAGCTCTTGTTCACGTTCTCGAACTCGAGAACGTTCTTGCCGGAAGGCCGCTCCATCTTGAACGAGATGAAGGGACGCGCGATGTTCGACCGTGCCAGCTCGCTGGTCGCGAGCCGCTCGACTTCCTTCTTACGCGAGTTCACCTGGCTCGAACGTGTACCGGCGGAGAATCGAGCGATGAAGTCGTTCAACTGCGCGATCTTCTTCTCGCGCTGCTCGTTCTGCGATTCGATGCGAGTGCGGACACTGGTCTTCTGGAAGACCATGTCGTCATAGCCGCCGTTGTAGGTGATGATCGTCTCGTAGTCGATGTCGGCGATGTGCGTACACACGTTGTTCAGAAAGTGGCGATCATGCGAGATCGTGATCACGGTGCCGTTGTACCGGATCAGGAAGTCCTGCAGCCAGTGGATCGACTCAAGGTCGAGATAGTTTGTCGGTTCGTCCAGCAGCAGCGCCTGCGGATTGCCGAAGAGCGCCTGCGCCAACAGCACGCGCACCTTCTGGCCGCCCTGCAGCTCCGACATCTTGCGCTCATGCAGCTCATCGGGGATGTCGAGCCCCTGCAGAAGGACAGCGGCGTTCGCTTCGGCCTCGTAGCCATCTTCATCGCCGACGATACCCTCGAGCTCGCCTAGCCGCGATCCGTCCTCATCCGTCATCTCGGCCTTGTTGTAGATGATCTCGCGCTCTTCAAGCGCCGCCCACAGAGCCTTGTTGCCCATGATGACCGTATCGATGACGCGGTAAGCGTCGAACTCATACTGGTTCTGCTTCAGGACGCCGATCTTGCGAGGCCGCACGACCGTGCCCTTCTGCGGGTCGATCTCGCCCGTGAGGCACTTCATAAAGGTGGACTTGCCCGCGCCGTTCGGCCCGGTCAGGCCGTAGCGTCGTCCGGTCGTAAAAGTGACGGAGACATCCTCGAAGAGCAGCTTCGAGCCGTAGCGCATGGTGACATTTGAGACAGAG
This Granulicella aggregans DNA region includes the following protein-coding sequences:
- a CDS encoding beta strand repeat-containing protein, with the protein product MQISGLKQNTFTMFGRSIAIALFALCSIASSFGQSASTPTTINITDTPSLKTAKRIGLVLGNQNFYDSGQFMRNLAFRNPGFEGEIWQSILHCEYVTATTCTDDNLYTYWPANFLANAQAEFIVGAATGQTTTVKSSTAAVIGATGVTITFPALGTQPAVGDYVVVRMSVPGNAAAGWWPQGTAGTTFTTEFSDLSPNTPGKQALRVTQGATDQASVTSYMDSTNGVSYLQMNGTYTITFRAKGTGGSNKVEVNLSRPGVTFFDQVVTLTTSWQDYQYTFTAKDVDVPGTIALKFYLAGSSMLIDDVALTAAAGANNPTVYRDEVVATLQKLKPGILRFMDSGTNWGSTFDNLIQPDFARQRAGYSNHNSESDDIPLSLHDYLVLCQTIGAEPWFTMPTGMTTQEMLNVMDYFGGSTSTTYGARRAALGQTAPWTTVFPKIHLEFGNEVWNTSNPGASMTDPLSYGKRAGVIFTTAKSSPSYSAKAFDLIQDGFEANPSWTQQALSTSTNYDTVTIAAYNYGILDDVSSTEAIYGPMFAEPEMGVTTVGGIINQTAVLAAAANPPARVAIYEENMGTIQGTASQDFVTSTVAGVGAGISTALNQLTILRDLGVTDQNFFALAGPSAPFVGSGGSNATQSPIWGGVIDMGGPTNRVRPTFLSEQLENTAILPTMLVTSQTGANPTWNQAYTTNDDFSFAGAHYLQTFAFTDGNTLNVILFNLSRSTALPINFAGLNTPLGAATISTLTASTPGANNETAQNVAITSTSQTLTASSTLSLPPYSMTVVSVAAPVVPILINSITASCANASLSPGTTTTCTANVVGQGKYNSGITWSADNGTIDSNGNYSTPSTIPASGKATITATSVQDTTKKATFAISIANSSITGVTATCASTAINQGATTTCTATVNGTGSFSSAFTWTASAGSITSNGTLTAPTTGTTMTVKATSTQDPTKSATVTLTLSPVLIMGTPSSTVTTNSVTVSWPLNMVAYSGITYGATPTLGSSTPYNPATSTSPSITLTGLTPATTYYMVVYSFINNQTVEATYAVTTASTSSTVTGVSVACPSLLGLTIGGTVGCTATVSGTGGYSSSVNWSASAGSISTTGLLTPPSTGTSVTVKATSVQDATKSASITISLTGQSTITALSVACASSNVTAGSTVACTPAVTGTGNYSSAVTWSTSAGTISAAGVLTAPTTGTSVTVKATSTQDTTKSATATIAVTPSSTITGLTVTCATSTLAPSGATTCGAAVTGTGSYSSAVNWTASAGTITSGGVFTAPASGTSATITATSAQDSTQSASSTITISAPLVISNPVTSTTGTSITVGWTVNTLAHSGVTYGATAALGSTTPYDTNLTATPSYSLTGLQPSTTYTLVIYSFVNNQTVSKTITATTAASTTITAVTTSCGASSLALSGTTTCAATVTGTGSYSSGVTWSTSAGSITAGGVLTAPSSGSSVTVTATSTQDTTKSASTTITLTGVVSSVGVICPTSITAGSTATCTSSAIGLGSYSSAVTWSTSAGSITPAGVLTAPTTGSSVTVTVTSTQDPTKSAAATIALSGAVSSVGVICPASAVAGSTITCTSSAIGVGNYSSAVTWSASAGSISQAGVLTVPTTGSSVTVSVNSAQDPTKSAVANVAITAAASVTQVKVTCSASSALPNATVTCTAAVTGTGNYSSAVNWTTTAGTISADGVLTMPASGTQAGVRATSVQSPTISGVKIVTLSSQLAIVKPTFSATSTTIVVSWNVTQNAHNGVSYGLTQGYGSGTTPYDNNLITNPTYTFTGLKPATTYYFLLFSFNNNGTVTTPVSFTTAPK
- a CDS encoding ABC-F family ATP-binding cassette domain-containing protein, whose amino-acid sequence is MISVSNVTMRYGSKLLFEDVSVTFTTGRRYGLTGPNGAGKSTFMKCLTGEIDPQKGTVVRPRKIGVLKQNQYEFDAYRVIDTVIMGNKALWAALEEREIIYNKAEMTDEDGSRLGELEGIVGDEDGYEAEANAAVLLQGLDIPDELHERKMSELQGGQKVRVLLAQALFGNPQALLLDEPTNYLDLESIHWLQDFLIRYNGTVITISHDRHFLNNVCTHIADIDYETIITYNGGYDDMVFQKTSVRTRIESQNEQREKKIAQLNDFIARFSAGTRSSQVNSRKKEVERLATSELARSNIARPFISFKMERPSGKNVLEFENVNKSYEQKDGRVEHVINNFSAAITRGDKVILMGRNGQGKTTLLKALLANGPGVDETDVSIDSGMVKWGHEAQIGYFAQDHKGSIQLGMTASDWLHQFDPQATKEDIRGILGQMLFKGEEGLKKTDALSGGEAARLLFCKIMLQKPNVLVLDEPTNHLDLESINALNQAIQKYEGTVFLVTHDQDLIEEAGTRIWHFEGGPTDFRITDHKGPYEEYQQQLAMASK
- a CDS encoding DUF2237 family protein, producing MAISEPIKAPGKNVLGQPLATCGCEPMTGFYRTGCCETGPDDLGVHTICCVVDAKFLAASKALGNDLSTPMPAYGFPGLKPGDRWCVCAARWLQVQQAGAACPVVLEATHENTLRIVPFELLIQYGVIPDRLH